A window from Cydia pomonella isolate Wapato2018A chromosome 8, ilCydPomo1, whole genome shotgun sequence encodes these proteins:
- the LOC133520716 gene encoding protein CutA homolog, with product MLKAFNRKSFLALYLSVLRPCFVMAEANLATSAVCSSGSADADKYSVAYVTVPNNEVAKTLAHGLVKQQLAACVNIIPQVTSVYMWKGEINEDSELLLMIKTRTSQVDQLTTYVRSNHPYEVCEVISLPIKNGNPPYLKWIGETVPETETKVCQKK from the exons ATGCTGAAAGCTTTCAACAGGAAATCTTTCCTTGCGCTTTATTTATCCGTTCTGCGTCCTTGTTTTGTTATGGCGGAGGCTAATTTGGCTACATCTGCAGTATGCAGCAGTGGCAGTGCCGATGCag ACAAATACTCTGTGGCTTATGTCACAGTACCAAACAATGAGGTAGCAAAGACCCTGGCTCACGGGCTAGTGAAGCAGCAACTCGCAGCCTGTGTCAACATCATCCCTCAAGTTACCTCGGTGTACATGTGGAAAGGAGAGATTAATGAGGATAGTGAG TTGCTACTAATGATCAAGACAAGAACATCTCAAGTAGACCAGCTGACAACTTATGTGCGCTCCAACCACCCATATGAGGTGTGTGAAGTTATATCCTTACCTATTAAGAATGGAAACCCACCATATCTCAAGTGGATTGGGGAGACAGTGCCAGAAACTGAAACTAAGGTCTGTCagaagaaataa